A single Litorilinea aerophila DNA region contains:
- a CDS encoding glycosyltransferase family 2 protein: MNPGHEPTIPPPPAASQPVSVIIPAYNEEAGIGSVLASLRRVLEAAGLVYEIVVVDDGSQDGTGAIARREAGVRVLQHRENRGYGAALKTGIRHARHELVVITDADGTYPHEPIPPMVERLLAREWDMVVGARIGEHVAIPWLRRPAKWLIGQLANLVAGETIPDLNSGLRVFRRSAALDFFDLLPDGFSFTTTITLGMLTNGYLVDYFPINYHARIGRSKIRPIQDTLNFIQLILRIALYFAPLRIFLPLSGLLLLLGVTWGVLSVVVFEQLADVSTIVIVMAAIQVAATGLLAELIHHRSPNAFQTRRQSDVVIELTGPADDAQPTDGAQSHENHVRPS, from the coding sequence ATGAACCCGGGACATGAGCCTACGATTCCGCCGCCCCCCGCGGCTTCCCAGCCTGTGAGCGTCATCATCCCGGCCTACAACGAAGAGGCCGGGATTGGCTCTGTGCTGGCCTCCCTGCGGCGAGTGCTGGAGGCAGCAGGCCTGGTCTACGAGATCGTGGTGGTGGACGACGGCTCCCAGGATGGGACCGGGGCCATCGCCCGCCGGGAAGCCGGCGTCCGGGTGTTGCAGCATCGGGAGAACCGGGGCTACGGGGCAGCCCTCAAGACGGGCATCCGCCATGCCCGCCACGAGCTGGTGGTGATCACCGACGCGGACGGCACCTATCCCCATGAGCCCATTCCGCCCATGGTAGAGCGGCTTCTGGCCCGGGAATGGGACATGGTGGTGGGTGCGCGCATTGGCGAGCATGTGGCCATCCCCTGGCTGCGGCGGCCGGCCAAGTGGCTCATCGGCCAGCTGGCCAACCTGGTGGCCGGCGAGACCATCCCCGATCTCAACTCCGGGCTGCGGGTCTTCCGACGGAGCGCGGCCCTGGATTTCTTCGACCTGTTGCCGGATGGCTTTTCATTCACCACCACCATCACCCTGGGCATGCTCACCAACGGCTATCTGGTGGACTATTTCCCCATCAACTACCATGCCCGCATCGGCCGCTCTAAGATTCGCCCCATCCAGGATACCCTGAACTTCATCCAGCTCATTCTGCGCATCGCGCTTTACTTCGCGCCCCTGCGCATCTTCCTGCCCCTCAGCGGGCTGTTGTTGCTGCTGGGGGTAACCTGGGGCGTGCTCAGTGTGGTGGTGTTCGAACAACTGGCTGACGTCAGCACCATTGTCATCGTCATGGCGGCCATCCAGGTGGCAGCCACCGGGTTGCTGGCCGAGCTGATCCACCACCGCTCGCCCAACGCCTTTCAGACCCGCCGGCAGAGCGATGTGGTCATCGAGCTGACAGGCCCGGCCGATGACGCCCAGCCGACCGACGGGGCCCAATCCCACGAGAACCATGTCCGACCATCTTGA
- the malQ gene encoding 4-alpha-glucanotransferase, with protein MNYRRQSGILLHPTSLPGPYGIGSFNQAAYQWVDFLHRTRQTLWQVLPLGPTGYGDSPYQSFSSFAGNPYLISLEELVADGLLDGQVLEQAPPFPADRVDYGAIYRWKLPVLREVANSFGRRASPAQQEEFEHFCAENAHWLDDFALFMALKDAHNGLPWNQWPMELRAREPQAIAQAARQHAAAVHNHKLNQWLFYRQWQRLKDYANQRDIQIIGDIPIFVAMDSSDTWTNPQGFHLDEAYQPTMVAGVPPDYFSATGQLWGNPLYRWERMKEDGYRWWLGRIRAALRLYDIVRIDHFRGFAAYWEVPAQEETAVNGRWVPGPGADFFATVRRELGELPIIAEDLGEITPDVIALRNQFQLPGMKILQFAFSTDASDKFLPHNYRRNFVVYTGTHDNDTSRGWYEHSATDKERDFFRRYFRTDGHDAAWTLIEAAMRSVAAMAVVPLQDVLNLGTEARMNLPGRASGNWTWRFQAHQLTPEIEARLLEATTLFGRDPAIYAGKDEEAGGQQGQDAPGIGGQG; from the coding sequence ATGAACTACAGACGTCAGAGTGGCATTCTGCTACACCCCACCTCGTTGCCGGGCCCGTACGGCATCGGCAGCTTCAACCAGGCCGCCTACCAGTGGGTGGACTTCCTGCACCGCACTCGCCAGACCCTCTGGCAGGTGCTGCCCCTGGGGCCCACCGGCTACGGCGACAGCCCGTACCAGAGCTTCAGCTCCTTCGCGGGCAACCCCTATCTGATCAGCCTGGAAGAGCTGGTGGCCGATGGCTTGCTGGATGGCCAGGTGTTGGAGCAGGCACCCCCCTTCCCGGCCGACCGGGTGGACTACGGCGCCATCTACCGCTGGAAGCTGCCAGTGTTGCGGGAAGTGGCCAATTCCTTTGGGCGACGGGCCAGCCCCGCCCAGCAGGAGGAGTTCGAGCACTTCTGCGCAGAAAACGCCCACTGGCTGGATGACTTCGCCCTCTTCATGGCCCTGAAGGATGCCCACAACGGCCTGCCCTGGAACCAGTGGCCCATGGAACTGCGCGCCCGGGAACCCCAGGCCATTGCCCAGGCGGCTCGCCAGCACGCGGCCGCAGTACACAACCACAAGCTGAACCAGTGGCTTTTCTACCGCCAATGGCAGCGGCTGAAGGACTACGCCAACCAGCGAGATATCCAGATCATCGGCGACATCCCCATCTTCGTCGCCATGGACAGCAGCGATACCTGGACCAATCCCCAGGGCTTTCACCTGGACGAAGCCTACCAGCCCACCATGGTCGCCGGCGTCCCCCCAGATTACTTCAGCGCCACCGGCCAGCTCTGGGGGAATCCCCTCTACCGCTGGGAGCGGATGAAGGAGGACGGCTACCGCTGGTGGCTGGGCCGTATCCGGGCCGCGCTGCGGCTGTACGACATTGTGCGCATCGACCACTTCCGGGGATTTGCCGCCTACTGGGAAGTGCCGGCCCAGGAGGAAACGGCGGTCAACGGCCGCTGGGTGCCGGGTCCCGGCGCCGACTTCTTCGCCACGGTGCGCCGGGAGCTGGGTGAGCTGCCCATCATTGCCGAAGACCTGGGCGAGATCACCCCGGACGTCATCGCCCTGCGCAACCAGTTTCAATTGCCGGGCATGAAGATCCTCCAATTTGCCTTCAGCACCGACGCCAGCGACAAGTTCCTGCCCCACAACTACCGGCGCAACTTCGTAGTCTACACCGGCACCCACGACAACGACACCTCCCGGGGCTGGTACGAACACAGTGCCACCGACAAGGAGCGGGACTTCTTTCGCCGCTACTTCCGCACCGACGGCCACGACGCCGCCTGGACCCTCATCGAGGCGGCCATGCGCAGTGTGGCCGCCATGGCCGTGGTCCCCCTGCAGGATGTGCTCAACCTGGGCACCGAGGCCCGCATGAACCTGCCCGGCCGGGCCTCGGGCAACTGGACCTGGCGCTTCCAGGCCCATCAGCTGACGCCGGAGATCGAGGCCCGACTGCTGGAGGCCACCACCCTCTTCGGCCGGGACCCGGCCATCTACGCAGGCAAGGACGAGGAAGCCGGCGGACAGCAGGGCCAGGACGCCCCCGGGATCGGCGGACAGGGGTAG